Proteins co-encoded in one Pseudorhizobium banfieldiae genomic window:
- a CDS encoding LacI family DNA-binding transcriptional regulator has protein sequence MSRKVFVSAQEVAAKAGVSRSAVSRTFTPGASVSKETRLRVLQAAEELGYHVNHLARGLTRRESGIVCLIVSDLATPYRSSLLRTLTDRLQNSGRVAMVINTDRSDGSVDRALQQAIRYRAEASIILSGMPDRSIIDLCLRNGQRLVLINRDEEQEGILRINLDDAVAAQTAVQAFWRAKCRHLGFANSAAGTPSLMAREAGFVAEAAARGLPVLVERQGATGYECGRAIARRMMTGRQRPDAVFCATDLIACGFMDGVREEFGLSIPADICIVGFDDIEQASWGSYELTTFAQPVDQIALETVSWLGAHDNLASGEGSLLTLHAEMIWRKTVRAG, from the coding sequence TTGAGCCGAAAAGTTTTCGTAAGTGCCCAGGAGGTGGCGGCCAAGGCTGGCGTTTCGCGATCGGCGGTGTCGCGTACATTTACGCCGGGGGCCAGCGTTTCGAAGGAAACGCGGCTACGGGTCCTGCAGGCGGCAGAGGAACTCGGATACCACGTAAATCACTTGGCTCGTGGGCTCACGCGTCGGGAAAGCGGCATTGTCTGCCTGATCGTTTCGGACCTCGCCACGCCCTATCGGTCGAGCCTGCTCCGCACCTTGACTGACCGACTTCAGAACTCCGGCCGGGTTGCCATGGTGATCAACACCGATCGCTCCGACGGAAGCGTCGACCGCGCACTCCAGCAGGCGATACGCTATCGGGCCGAAGCATCGATCATCCTATCCGGCATGCCTGACAGGTCCATCATCGACCTCTGCCTCAGGAACGGCCAGCGGCTCGTTCTCATCAATCGCGACGAAGAGCAGGAAGGCATCCTGCGCATCAATCTCGATGACGCCGTGGCGGCGCAGACCGCCGTCCAGGCATTCTGGAGGGCGAAATGCAGGCACCTCGGGTTCGCCAACTCTGCCGCAGGCACACCCAGCCTGATGGCGAGGGAAGCAGGGTTCGTGGCGGAGGCCGCGGCGCGGGGGCTTCCGGTTCTGGTGGAACGGCAGGGCGCTACCGGATACGAATGCGGGCGTGCGATCGCGCGAAGAATGATGACCGGACGCCAACGCCCTGACGCGGTCTTTTGCGCCACGGATCTGATAGCCTGCGGGTTCATGGATGGCGTTCGAGAGGAGTTCGGCCTCTCCATACCCGCTGATATCTGCATCGTCGGATTCGATGATATCGAGCAGGCCTCCTGGGGCTCCTATGAGTTGACGACCTTCGCCCAGCCGGTTGATCAGATTGCTCTCGAAACCGTCAGTTGGCTCGGCGCCCACGACAATCTGGCCTCCGGTGAGGGGTCCCTGCTGACACTGCACGCCGAAATGATCTGGCGCAAAACAGTTCGCGCCGGCTGA
- a CDS encoding ABC transporter substrate-binding protein — protein sequence MNSIKLIAAGLAASASLIAFNAKAEGSLNLICSADVVICEQMQGDFQKETGISVNMVRLSSGETYAKIRAEARNPKTDIWWGGTGDPHLQAAAENLTEEYKSPMLGELQDWAVKQAESADYKTVGIYAGALGWGYNTEIFASKGWKEPKCWADLLDPALKGEIQMANPNSSGTAYTALGSLVQIMGEDEAYDYMEKLNANISQYTKSGSAPVKAAARGETGLGIVFMHDAVAQTAEGFPVKSVAPCEGTGYEIGSMSIVKGAKNVENAKKWYDWALSAPVQSRMKDAKSFQLPSNKSAEIPKEAPRFEDIKLIDYDFKTYGEPERRKALLERWDREIGAKAN from the coding sequence ATGAACTCGATCAAGTTGATCGCGGCAGGCCTTGCCGCGAGCGCATCGCTTATTGCCTTCAACGCCAAGGCGGAAGGCAGTCTCAATCTGATCTGCTCGGCAGACGTCGTGATCTGCGAGCAGATGCAAGGGGATTTCCAGAAGGAAACCGGGATTTCGGTCAACATGGTCCGGCTCTCGTCCGGTGAGACCTATGCCAAGATCCGGGCAGAAGCCCGCAATCCGAAGACGGATATCTGGTGGGGCGGCACGGGAGACCCCCATCTCCAGGCTGCGGCCGAGAACCTGACCGAGGAATACAAGTCGCCGATGCTGGGCGAATTGCAGGACTGGGCTGTCAAGCAGGCCGAAAGCGCGGACTACAAGACGGTGGGCATCTATGCCGGCGCGCTGGGCTGGGGATACAACACCGAGATCTTCGCGTCGAAGGGGTGGAAGGAACCGAAATGCTGGGCCGATCTGCTGGATCCCGCGCTGAAGGGTGAGATCCAGATGGCGAACCCCAATTCGTCGGGAACTGCCTATACGGCTCTCGGCTCGCTCGTGCAGATCATGGGGGAGGACGAGGCGTATGACTACATGGAGAAGCTGAACGCCAACATCTCCCAGTACACCAAGTCTGGTTCCGCGCCGGTGAAAGCGGCAGCGCGCGGGGAAACCGGACTCGGCATCGTCTTCATGCACGACGCAGTGGCCCAGACAGCAGAGGGCTTCCCCGTCAAGTCCGTCGCTCCTTGCGAAGGCACAGGCTACGAAATTGGCTCCATGTCGATCGTCAAGGGCGCCAAGAACGTCGAGAACGCCAAGAAGTGGTATGACTGGGCACTTTCTGCGCCGGTGCAGTCCCGGATGAAGGATGCCAAATCCTTCCAGCTACCGTCCAACAAGAGCGCGGAAATCCCCAAGGAGGCACCGCGCTTCGAGGACATCAAGCTGATCGACTACGACTTCAAGACCTATGGCGAGCCCGAACGGCGCAAGGCGCTCCTTGAGCGCTGGGACAGGGAGATCGGCGCCAAGGCGAACTGA
- a CDS encoding ABC transporter permease translates to MTTSDRRLDWALGLGTVALLLLPWYRIEGGFFGLSWLSDFPGGTDVAPGLLQAVLHGRWWLAIALLLLAAAVLVRSLYRQSEQRGRKLAWIGALGILFLALQGLSISFSGWSWTITEKIFGALPSGQPSMGAGAITVSIVFILIFSFGRAECGVLKGDAFVVSAITLLVFLVAVFVFYPIASMLVGAFQDFDGSFNPDGFLGNIVDRSIWSLNCVIGEGRCGVAWRTFFLAIMTATGSTLLGLAFALVATRTGFRFKKGLRLLTILPIITPPFVVGLALTLLFGRAGLVTVGLSDMFGIEPSRWLYGLTGIWIAQVLSFTPISFLVLIGVVEGVSPSMEEASQTLRAGRWRTFWHISLPLMKPGLANAFLIGFIESMADFGNPLVLGGSHGVLSTEIFFAVVGSQNDPSRAAVLAIILLCFTLSAFLAQRLWLGRRNFATVTGKGDNGVHAALPRSVVIGVHAIVIPWAMFTIVVYGMIIAGGFMKTWGLDNSFTLDHYVRAFSISFTGDGIAWTGVAWNSFWTTMRIALISAPLTAAVGLMTAYLIVRQRFAGRELFEFALMMSFAIPGTVIGISYIMAFNLPPLEMTGTATILIACFVFRNMPVGVRGGVAAMKQLDQSLDEASLTLRANSFRTLRKVILPLLRPAITAALVYSFVRAITSISAVIFLVSAEHNMATSYIVGLVENGEYGVAIAYSSALIVVMIAVIAVFQLLVGERRLRRANRIAGSMPLSVAKEKTA, encoded by the coding sequence ATGACAACTAGTGATCGTCGACTGGACTGGGCCCTGGGTCTCGGTACCGTCGCCCTTCTCCTCCTTCCCTGGTACCGGATCGAAGGCGGCTTTTTCGGGTTGTCATGGCTGTCCGACTTCCCCGGCGGCACCGATGTCGCCCCAGGCCTTCTTCAGGCCGTTCTTCACGGCCGCTGGTGGCTCGCCATCGCGCTTCTTCTGCTCGCAGCCGCCGTTCTGGTTCGAAGCCTTTACCGCCAATCGGAACAACGTGGCCGAAAGCTGGCATGGATCGGTGCACTTGGCATCCTGTTCCTTGCTCTGCAGGGCCTGTCGATCAGCTTTTCGGGTTGGTCCTGGACGATAACCGAGAAGATCTTCGGGGCACTTCCGTCCGGACAGCCCTCCATGGGTGCCGGCGCGATCACAGTCTCGATCGTCTTCATCCTAATTTTCTCTTTCGGCCGCGCAGAGTGCGGAGTGTTGAAGGGCGACGCCTTCGTCGTCAGCGCCATTACGCTGCTGGTCTTCCTCGTCGCAGTCTTCGTTTTCTATCCGATCGCCAGCATGCTCGTAGGAGCCTTCCAGGACTTCGACGGTTCCTTCAACCCCGACGGGTTTCTCGGCAACATCGTCGATCGCTCCATCTGGAGCCTGAACTGCGTGATCGGCGAAGGACGCTGCGGTGTTGCGTGGCGAACCTTCTTCCTTGCCATCATGACCGCGACCGGCTCGACGCTGCTCGGTCTTGCCTTCGCTCTCGTGGCAACCCGGACGGGGTTCCGGTTCAAGAAGGGCTTGCGGCTCCTCACCATCCTGCCGATCATTACGCCGCCCTTCGTCGTTGGCCTTGCGCTGACGCTGCTGTTCGGCCGCGCAGGGCTGGTCACCGTTGGGCTCTCCGACATGTTCGGGATCGAGCCCAGTCGCTGGCTCTACGGTCTGACCGGCATCTGGATCGCGCAGGTCCTCTCCTTCACGCCGATTTCATTCCTGGTTCTGATCGGGGTCGTGGAAGGCGTGTCTCCCTCTATGGAGGAAGCCTCGCAGACGCTGCGGGCCGGCCGCTGGCGAACCTTCTGGCACATCTCGCTCCCACTGATGAAGCCAGGCCTCGCGAACGCCTTCCTCATCGGCTTCATCGAAAGCATGGCTGACTTCGGGAACCCTCTGGTGCTGGGCGGCAGTCACGGCGTGCTGTCCACCGAGATATTCTTCGCCGTCGTGGGCTCACAGAACGATCCGTCGCGCGCAGCGGTGCTTGCGATCATCCTGCTCTGCTTCACGCTGTCGGCCTTCCTGGCTCAACGTCTATGGCTCGGGAGACGAAACTTCGCCACCGTAACGGGCAAGGGCGACAATGGTGTTCACGCCGCCCTGCCCCGTTCAGTTGTGATCGGCGTCCACGCGATAGTCATTCCCTGGGCCATGTTCACGATCGTGGTCTACGGCATGATCATCGCCGGCGGCTTCATGAAGACGTGGGGCTTGGACAACAGTTTTACGCTCGACCACTATGTCCGCGCCTTCTCCATCAGCTTCACGGGGGATGGCATCGCCTGGACCGGCGTGGCATGGAACTCCTTCTGGACGACCATGAGGATCGCCCTGATCTCCGCGCCCCTGACGGCAGCAGTCGGCTTGATGACGGCCTATCTCATCGTCCGCCAGCGGTTCGCGGGACGGGAACTGTTCGAGTTCGCCCTGATGATGAGCTTCGCGATCCCGGGGACCGTGATCGGCATCAGCTACATCATGGCGTTCAACCTCCCGCCGCTCGAGATGACCGGTACGGCAACAATCCTGATTGCCTGCTTCGTCTTCCGCAACATGCCGGTCGGAGTGCGCGGGGGAGTGGCCGCCATGAAGCAGCTCGACCAGAGCCTCGACGAAGCCTCCCTGACCTTGCGCGCCAACAGCTTCCGCACACTGCGCAAGGTGATCCTGCCGCTGCTGCGGCCGGCAATCACGGCAGCGCTCGTCTATTCCTTCGTTCGCGCAATCACCTCGATCAGTGCCGTCATCTTCCTCGTGAGTGCCGAGCACAACATGGCGACGTCCTACATCGTCGGTCTGGTGGAGAATGGTGAGTACGGCGTCGCCATCGCCTATTCCTCCGCCCTGATCGTGGTGATGATTGCCGTCATCGCCGTTTTCCAACTCCTGGTCGGCGAGCGTCGCCTCCGCCGTGCCAATCGCATCGCCGGTTCGATGCCCCTTTCGGTCGCGAAGGAGAAGACAGCATGA
- a CDS encoding ABC transporter ATP-binding protein: protein MKTPGSVVFQNVKKSFGSFTAIHDLSITIEPGTLVTLLGPSGCGKTTTLRMLAGLEHPSAGRILIGGKDVTMLPANERDVSMVFQSYALFPHMTALQNVAYGLGSSGVKPNEARERAEEGLALVGLAGMGDRIPAELSGGQQQRVAVARALVLEPQVLLLDEPLSNLDARLRRRVRTEIRDLQQRLGFTAVYVTHDQDEALAVSDRIIVMKDGRVEQEGAPRTLYEAPASSFIADFMGEANVMSCDVIGIEGDDALIRLGALTQRVPRRDVAQPGEARLAVRPNAIILEPADDAPFGGVITHAAYLGGHVEYEVETSGGSLFVVDPAVDRMLPASTPVSVAFRSRGIAIITR from the coding sequence ATGAAGACGCCTGGTTCGGTAGTATTCCAGAACGTCAAAAAGAGCTTCGGTTCGTTTACCGCGATCCACGACCTGTCGATCACCATTGAGCCAGGCACCCTGGTGACACTGCTTGGTCCCTCGGGCTGCGGCAAAACCACGACGCTTCGCATGCTGGCGGGCCTGGAGCATCCCAGCGCCGGCCGCATCCTGATTGGCGGAAAAGACGTGACGATGCTGCCGGCGAACGAGCGTGACGTCTCCATGGTGTTTCAGTCCTACGCGCTCTTCCCGCATATGACGGCTCTCCAGAATGTCGCCTACGGCCTCGGATCATCGGGCGTTAAGCCAAACGAGGCGCGAGAGCGGGCCGAAGAGGGGCTGGCGCTCGTCGGTCTCGCCGGAATGGGCGATCGTATACCGGCCGAGCTCTCGGGTGGCCAGCAGCAACGGGTTGCCGTCGCCCGCGCGCTCGTACTTGAGCCACAGGTTCTGCTCCTCGACGAACCTCTCTCCAACCTGGACGCGCGCCTGCGCCGTCGCGTGAGGACCGAAATCCGCGATCTGCAGCAAAGGCTGGGCTTCACCGCAGTCTATGTCACACACGATCAGGATGAGGCCCTTGCAGTCTCCGACCGCATCATCGTCATGAAGGACGGTCGCGTCGAACAGGAAGGTGCCCCGCGCACCCTGTATGAGGCGCCTGCTTCCTCCTTCATTGCCGACTTCATGGGCGAGGCTAACGTCATGTCATGCGATGTCATCGGCATTGAAGGCGACGACGCGCTGATCCGCCTGGGAGCGTTGACGCAGCGGGTGCCGAGACGCGACGTTGCTCAACCGGGCGAGGCGAGACTCGCGGTGAGACCCAATGCCATCATTCTGGAACCCGCCGATGATGCCCCCTTCGGCGGCGTCATCACCCACGCGGCATACCTGGGAGGCCATGTCGAGTATGAGGTGGAGACTTCAGGCGGCAGTCTGTTCGTGGTGGATCCGGCCGTGGACCGGATGCTGCCGGCGTCCACGCCCGTCTCCGTCGCCTTCAGGTCCCGCGGCATTGCCATCATCACCCGCTGA
- a CDS encoding inositol monophosphatase family protein, which yields MTSHATTGYEARQRFAEDVARKAGALALDYFLRRETLVIEAKKDPQDVVSIADRAVETLIREQIAEAYPMDGVLGEEYGLIESSSGFTWVIDPIDGTSPFVNGMPTWCVSIALLHQGEPVVGVIAAPCQDELYSAAHGLGARLNGTPLRIDGSRTIRNAVTGVGANHHVPPRTVADFVEALLTQGGTFIRNGSGALMLAYVAAGRLVGYYEPYMHAWDCLAGYCLVREAGGWFLPFPVEGERLTKGAPVLAAGPGAIEDLRTLAQL from the coding sequence ATGACCTCCCATGCCACAACCGGCTATGAAGCCCGGCAGAGATTTGCCGAGGACGTGGCCCGCAAGGCGGGCGCCCTCGCGCTCGACTACTTCTTGCGCAGAGAGACGCTTGTCATCGAGGCCAAGAAGGACCCGCAGGACGTCGTCTCGATCGCCGATCGGGCCGTGGAGACGCTCATTCGTGAGCAGATCGCCGAGGCCTATCCCATGGATGGCGTGCTTGGAGAAGAGTATGGGCTGATCGAGAGCAGTTCCGGCTTCACCTGGGTAATCGATCCCATCGATGGCACGAGCCCCTTCGTCAACGGGATGCCGACCTGGTGCGTGTCGATCGCACTGCTGCACCAAGGGGAGCCGGTCGTCGGCGTGATTGCCGCTCCCTGTCAGGACGAATTGTATTCGGCCGCTCACGGACTGGGCGCTCGACTGAACGGCACCCCCCTCCGCATCGATGGCTCCCGAACGATACGCAATGCCGTCACCGGGGTCGGCGCAAATCATCACGTTCCTCCTCGCACCGTCGCGGATTTCGTGGAGGCATTGTTGACGCAAGGCGGCACCTTCATCCGCAACGGGTCCGGCGCACTCATGCTCGCATACGTCGCTGCCGGACGCTTGGTCGGCTACTATGAACCCTACATGCATGCCTGGGATTGCCTCGCCGGATATTGCCTTGTCCGCGAGGCCGGAGGCTGGTTCCTGCCCTTCCCGGTCGAAGGCGAACGCCTGACCAAGGGCGCGCCGGTACTGGCCGCCGGTCCCGGGGCCATCGAGGACCTGCGGACACTGGCACAGCTCTGA
- a CDS encoding ATP-binding protein yields the protein MAPIPERDAIGLIHAPMGRDAQIAVALLEEAGLPGKTAPTLDALVAGLNENVAFAVMTEEALRSVDLRPFVSWIETQPSWSDLPFIILTARGGGPERNPAAARLSEVLGNVSFVERPFHPTTFISVARSAMRARRRQYEASARMEALDEGERRLQTALDAGRLGAWELDIATNVLTTSATCRGIFGRGPDDSFTYEDLLQSIHPEDVERMQEAVRKTLETGVDYAIAYRTVWPDGSIHGAEIRAQLHRDRTGHPIKLVGVSADITERLQAEEQQRRLHEMLEERVAERTRELQEAHRLVLAEVSQRERAEEQLRQAQKMEAIGQLTGGVAHDFNNLLMAVLGNLELLRKHVVGDAKATRLIDGALQGAQRGASLTQRLLAFARRQDLQVGPVNLAGLVTEMEDLLKRSVGSRIAIEVAVPERLPPVSADANQVELALLNLAVNARDAMPDGGTIRIELKEAEQPAVEDTLAPGRYVVLSVIDEGQGMDAETLQKAVEPFFSTKALGKGTGLGLSMVHGLALQLDGRLKLQSAPGQGTTAELWIPVSTADVQDQAQDVAPAGPRDDAGPKRILLVDDDVLIAMSSADMLSDLGHQVVEAHSGKEALALIDGGATFDLLITDYSMPGMTGAELVKAARDRVPGLPILLASGYADLPSGVELDVARLAKPYSQDQLASAIDKML from the coding sequence ATGGCGCCAATTCCTGAGCGTGATGCCATTGGTCTGATCCACGCGCCCATGGGCCGCGATGCACAGATCGCGGTCGCTTTGCTAGAGGAAGCGGGGCTGCCCGGAAAGACTGCCCCGACTCTGGACGCGCTGGTGGCGGGGCTGAACGAGAACGTCGCCTTCGCCGTGATGACCGAAGAGGCGTTGCGGTCGGTCGACCTTCGTCCATTTGTCTCGTGGATCGAGACCCAGCCGAGCTGGTCCGATCTTCCGTTCATCATTCTGACGGCCCGCGGCGGTGGTCCTGAGCGCAACCCCGCCGCCGCCCGACTGTCGGAAGTCCTGGGCAATGTCAGTTTCGTCGAGCGGCCCTTCCACCCGACGACATTCATCAGTGTCGCCCGTTCCGCAATGCGGGCGCGACGGCGGCAATACGAGGCCAGTGCCCGCATGGAGGCGCTGGACGAAGGAGAGCGTCGTCTGCAGACGGCCTTGGACGCCGGCCGCCTCGGGGCGTGGGAACTCGATATTGCCACCAATGTCCTGACCACGTCGGCAACCTGCCGGGGCATCTTCGGCCGCGGCCCGGACGACAGCTTCACCTACGAGGATTTGCTGCAGTCGATCCACCCCGAGGACGTGGAGCGCATGCAGGAGGCGGTGCGCAAAACGCTTGAAACAGGCGTCGACTATGCCATCGCCTACCGGACCGTCTGGCCGGACGGCTCCATCCATGGCGCCGAAATCCGCGCCCAGCTTCACCGCGATCGCACCGGCCATCCGATCAAGCTCGTCGGCGTCTCGGCCGACATCACCGAACGCCTGCAGGCTGAAGAGCAGCAGCGTCGTCTCCACGAGATGCTCGAGGAACGCGTGGCGGAGCGGACTCGTGAGTTGCAGGAGGCGCACAGGCTTGTGCTGGCCGAGGTCAGCCAGCGGGAACGGGCGGAGGAACAGCTTCGCCAGGCCCAGAAGATGGAAGCGATCGGCCAGCTCACCGGCGGGGTGGCGCACGACTTCAACAACCTTCTCATGGCCGTGCTCGGCAACCTCGAGCTCCTGCGCAAGCATGTTGTCGGCGATGCGAAGGCAACGCGGCTGATCGACGGAGCCCTGCAGGGCGCCCAGCGCGGCGCGTCGCTTACCCAGCGGCTGCTGGCATTCGCCCGCAGGCAGGACCTGCAGGTGGGGCCGGTCAACCTTGCCGGGCTGGTGACGGAAATGGAGGATCTCCTTAAGCGGTCGGTTGGCTCCAGGATCGCCATAGAGGTGGCCGTCCCGGAACGCCTCCCGCCCGTCTCGGCGGATGCCAACCAGGTCGAGCTCGCGCTCCTCAACCTCGCGGTAAACGCCCGCGACGCGATGCCGGATGGCGGTACGATCCGGATCGAATTGAAGGAGGCTGAGCAGCCCGCTGTAGAGGATACGCTTGCACCTGGCCGCTATGTCGTCCTCTCCGTGATCGACGAGGGCCAGGGGATGGATGCTGAAACGCTGCAGAAGGCGGTCGAGCCGTTCTTTTCCACCAAGGCGCTCGGCAAGGGCACCGGTCTTGGCCTTTCCATGGTTCATGGGCTGGCGCTGCAGTTGGACGGTCGATTGAAGCTGCAAAGCGCCCCGGGTCAGGGAACCACGGCGGAACTCTGGATCCCTGTGTCGACCGCGGACGTTCAGGACCAGGCGCAGGATGTCGCGCCGGCGGGACCTCGCGATGATGCCGGGCCGAAGCGGATCCTTCTCGTCGACGATGATGTCCTGATCGCAATGAGTTCGGCTGACATGCTGAGCGATCTCGGCCACCAGGTCGTCGAAGCCCATTCCGGAAAGGAGGCGCTCGCCCTGATCGACGGCGGAGCCACCTTCGACCTGTTGATCACCGATTATTCCATGCCCGGCATGACGGGTGCGGAACTGGTCAAGGCTGCCCGCGACCGCGTGCCGGGACTCCCGATCCTGCTGGCCTCCGGCTATGCCGACCTGCCCTCGGGCGTGGAGTTGGACGTCGCCAGGCTGGCCAAGCCCTATTCCCAGGACCAGTTGGCGTCGGCGATCGACAAGATGTTGTAG
- a CDS encoding ATPase domain-containing protein: MTDSSSAKAKTGVEGLDDILSGGLSRGHVFLLEGAPGSGKTTIALQFLLEGASIGERCLYITLSETEEELRDSALSHGKDIGDQVEIFELVPPESLLDADQQQSLLYSSDLELGETTKLIFEAFERVRPHRVVIDSLSEIRLLAQSSLRYRRQILAMKHFFSRSDATVLLLDDMTSEAMDKTVHSVVHGVIHLEQLAPDYGSERRRLRVLKYRGQAFRGGCHDFIIKTGGVAVFPRLRAVEHRSGFERSSLASGISAFDALLGGGIARGSSTLLIGPAGTGKSLFALQFVEAAIRRGERAAIFIFDEELGLLFSRTKEMGLDLEDLRDKGLIHIEQLDAAELSPGEFAQRVRDRVTSFDAKTVVIDSINGYQAAMPEENALILHMHELLQYLNRQGANTFITVAQHGLVGDMKSPVDVTYLADTVILLRYFEAEGRVRRAISVIKKRTGQHEDTIREYMIGSNGLTLGEPLSGFQGILRGVPVLVGDRQSLLQTLDEDGANS, from the coding sequence ATGACAGACAGTTCAAGTGCGAAAGCAAAGACCGGGGTGGAGGGGTTGGACGACATTCTCTCTGGTGGGCTCTCCCGCGGTCACGTTTTTCTTCTCGAAGGGGCGCCAGGTTCGGGGAAGACGACGATCGCATTGCAGTTCCTGCTGGAAGGCGCCAGCATCGGCGAGCGCTGTCTCTACATCACCCTTTCGGAGACCGAGGAAGAACTGCGCGACAGTGCCCTCTCGCATGGTAAGGACATTGGCGATCAGGTCGAGATCTTCGAACTCGTCCCGCCGGAAAGCCTGCTCGATGCCGACCAGCAGCAGAGCCTCCTGTATTCTTCCGACCTGGAACTGGGCGAAACCACAAAACTGATCTTTGAAGCCTTCGAGCGCGTGAGGCCCCATCGGGTGGTGATTGACAGCCTCTCCGAAATCCGGCTGCTGGCGCAGAGCTCACTACGCTATCGCCGCCAGATCCTTGCAATGAAGCACTTCTTCTCGCGCTCCGATGCAACGGTGCTGTTGTTGGACGACATGACTTCCGAAGCGATGGACAAGACCGTCCACAGCGTCGTGCATGGGGTCATCCACCTGGAGCAGCTTGCCCCGGACTATGGCTCCGAGCGACGTCGGCTCCGGGTTCTCAAGTACCGCGGCCAAGCCTTTCGGGGTGGTTGCCATGACTTCATCATCAAGACCGGCGGCGTCGCCGTTTTCCCGCGGCTGCGCGCTGTCGAACACAGGTCGGGGTTCGAGCGCTCCTCGCTGGCGAGCGGCATTAGCGCATTCGACGCGCTTCTCGGCGGCGGCATCGCCCGCGGCTCCAGTACACTGCTCATCGGCCCGGCCGGTACCGGCAAAAGCCTTTTCGCATTACAGTTCGTCGAAGCCGCCATCCGGCGTGGTGAGCGGGCCGCGATCTTCATTTTCGACGAGGAACTGGGCCTGCTGTTTTCCCGCACGAAGGAGATGGGACTTGACCTTGAGGATTTGCGCGACAAGGGCCTGATCCACATCGAGCAGCTCGACGCTGCTGAACTTTCGCCCGGTGAGTTTGCCCAGCGCGTAAGGGACAGGGTAACGAGCTTCGACGCCAAGACGGTCGTGATCGACAGCATCAACGGCTATCAGGCTGCGATGCCCGAAGAGAACGCACTGATCCTGCATATGCACGAGCTGCTGCAATATTTGAACAGGCAGGGTGCGAACACCTTCATCACCGTCGCGCAGCACGGCCTCGTCGGCGACATGAAGTCTCCGGTGGACGTGACATACCTTGCAGACACGGTCATCCTGCTGCGCTACTTTGAGGCGGAGGGGCGCGTCCGCCGAGCCATCTCGGTGATCAAAAAGCGCACCGGGCAGCACGAAGATACGATCCGCGAGTACATGATCGGCAGTAACGGACTGACGCTGGGCGAGCCGCTTTCAGGCTTCCAGGGAATTCTGCGAGGCGTGCCCGTTCTGGTGGGAGACAGGCAGTCCTTGCTGCAAACACTTGATGAGGATGGCGCCAATTCCTGA
- a CDS encoding rhodanese-like domain-containing protein, with amino-acid sequence MRGSSRFFLLLAVAVALAASGGGRMSAEVMEPEGLWSGPMRSETPSTLQGAVVIDMAGLEALLPRDPLLVDVGPADKKPEGFSEDRLWLPTHRSIPKAVWLPGAGAATLEAAQEEAFFRRVEELTQGDHTRPIVVFCQPRCWGSWNAGKRLVTNGYTGVHWFPGGVDSWQEKHETVVVDADEEWPVASAK; translated from the coding sequence ATGCGGGGAAGCTCACGGTTTTTCCTCTTACTTGCCGTCGCCGTGGCTCTGGCTGCCTCCGGTGGAGGCCGCATGTCCGCAGAGGTGATGGAGCCGGAAGGTTTGTGGTCGGGGCCAATGCGGAGCGAGACCCCCAGCACCCTGCAGGGCGCCGTGGTGATTGATATGGCCGGTCTCGAGGCCCTACTGCCAAGGGATCCGCTCCTGGTGGATGTTGGCCCGGCCGACAAGAAGCCTGAAGGGTTCTCGGAGGATCGGCTCTGGTTGCCCACTCATCGTTCCATTCCGAAGGCCGTCTGGCTTCCCGGCGCGGGAGCGGCAACCCTGGAGGCGGCACAGGAAGAGGCTTTCTTCCGGCGCGTGGAAGAACTGACCCAAGGCGACCACACCAGGCCGATCGTGGTCTTCTGCCAGCCGAGATGCTGGGGGAGCTGGAATGCCGGCAAGCGTTTGGTGACGAACGGCTATACCGGCGTCCACTGGTTCCCCGGCGGCGTCGACAGCTGGCAGGAGAAGCACGAGACGGTGGTCGTCGATGCCGATGAGGAGTGGCCGGTGGCGTCGGCGAAATGA